In Mangifera indica cultivar Alphonso chromosome 1, CATAS_Mindica_2.1, whole genome shotgun sequence, a single genomic region encodes these proteins:
- the LOC123228202 gene encoding cytochrome P450 71D11-like — translation MNELLTGSVVIAGDGDDGISLESGKAAQAMAHIYHCLSRLATLKWNFLVMISSNCCRTGVQFIHSVLSLARGLLRLDVLSSDIVAASAFNREEEVSALIHWLASNAGPPINLTEKIFTLIYGITSRAAFGSKSKDQELFISVMEDTVKVTAGFSIADLFPSIGFLQRITGFKFLVQKLHQEADRIVEKILNDHKVRNDKSGEAEDDLVDVLLKVQEHGDLEFPLPIDNIKAVVSDIFCAGGDNVQDDEKYKSATTRHNLRDPEYWNEPQIFNPERFLNHSLYYKGTGFEYIPFGAGRRICPGISFGLANVELPLAMFLYHFDWKLSSGMKNADLDMAEAFGITVGRKEKLHIIPIPYHPPASS, via the exons ATGAACGAACTGCTCACTGGTTCGGTAGTGATTGCCGGAGATGGTGACGACGGAATTTCGCTTGAGAGTGGCAAGGCGGCTCAAGCAATG GCTCACATTTACCATTGCTTGAGCCGCCTTGCCACTCTCAAGTGGAATTTCCTAGTCATGATCTCCAGCAACTGCTGCCGAACTGGTGTGCAGTTCATTCATAGCGTGTTGAGCTTGGCCCGTGGACTGCTTCGACTAGACGTCCTCTCCAGTGACATTGTTGCTGCCTCCGCTTTTAACAG AGAGGAAGAGGTGTCTGCTCTTATTCATTGGCTTGCTTCAAATGCGGGACCGCCAATCAACCTTACAGAGAAAATTTTCACACTGATTTATGGAATCACTTCCAGGGCAGCATTTGGCAGCAAATCCAAAGATCAAGAACTATTCATATCAGTGATGGAAGACACAGTAAAAGTGACGGCGGGTTTTAGTATTGCAGATCTGTTTCCTTCCATTGGATTTCTCCAACGGATCACTGGGTTCAAGTTTCTTGTACAGAAGCTGCATCAAGAAGCTGACAGAatagttgaaaaaattttaaatgaccACAAGGTGAGGAATGACAAGAGTGGGGAAGCTGAAGATGATCTGGTTGATGTTCTTTTGAAAGTTCAAGAGCATGGTGATCTTGAATTTCCCTTACCTATCGACAACATAAAAGCTGTGGTCTCG GACATCTTTTGTGCTGGTGGGGACAATGTGCAAGATGATGAAAAATACAAGAGTGCTACAACAAGGCACAACCTGAG AGATCCAGAATATTGGAATGAACCTCAAATTTTCAATCCAGAGAGGTTCCTTAATCATTCACTATACTACAAGGGGACCGGTTTCGAGTACATTCCATTTGGTGCCGGTAGGAGAATATGCCCTGGAATTTCATTTGGTCTGGCCAATGTTGAGCTTCCTCTGGCAATGTTTCTGTACCATTTTGATTGGAAACTTTCCAGTGGGATGAAGAATGCAGATTTAGACATGGCAGAGGCTTTTGGTATAACTGtgggaagaaaagaaaagctgCACATTATTCCCATTCCTTATCATCCTCCAGCTTCTtcataa
- the LOC123228274 gene encoding receptor-like protein 6 translates to MLLGFATALIILLGILRQSWKEGTDCCLWDGVTCDTFTGHVIGLDLSSSWLLGSVNENSSLFLLHHLQKLNLACNDFLGSQISARFSKFTKLTHLNLSYSNLFGLVPTEMFLLSHLISLDLSNYGLSMDQHGFNKLLQNLTEIRYLHLNSVDMSTVSTGSLVNLSSSLISLNLRNTQIQGKFPKEIFLFPFLQGLILSTNRDITGNLPKFNKSSPLKVLDLSLTSFSGKLPETFGNLMYLNYLSLSHCNFQGSLPPSLGNITKITFMDLSSNGFAGQVPISLSKLVHLTQLTLTYNNFSGKFPDVLGNLSKLKTIDLSLNNFSGQLPTSVFNLNGLLSLDFSYNQFQGQFPSQISGLPYLGSIKLYNNTLSGRIPAWLFTLPSLMLLDLSHNKLTGPIEQFQQPGPIYAVDLRDNEIHGPIPDSIFQLLNLVELALANNNFSGNVQLAMLSELKNLTSIDLSYNALLSLTGKVMLPQLKYVFLSSCSITEVPIFSGTSSLQYLDLSNNTISGRISPLELGNCSNLYHLNLSHNLLTSVEYIPSMVKLQLLDLSSNLLQGQLVDLPTQVLFFSASNNDLTGVIPPSFCNLSAFQSLDLSHNGLSGNIPECLVNSSVRLSFLNLAMNNFRGSIESLTFPNQCGVTALMLNDNQLQGPLPSSLVNCQLLNILDVGNNRINDSFPNWLVNFQFLQVLVLRSNQFHGPIDNSSTRFLFIDLRVLDLSHNQFSGILPGSFFNNFEAMMSGDMNADNLDYLHSLFGAYYSVTLFVKGVEIQIEKILSIFTSIDISNNLFEGGIPKVIGQLKSLRLLNLSRNSLTGEIPSSLRNLSQLESLDLSSNQLLGKIPMQLTSLTFLSVLNLSYNHLVGHIPEGNQFNTFQNDSYIGNLGLCGSPLSNKCDNDEAPPMIDEEENNASSWFDWKIALMGYGSGFVIGISIACMVFSTGKPLFFLRLIERVHQRNVRWLNRGRRRRRN, encoded by the coding sequence ATGCTTCTGGGTTTTGCAACAGCATTGATCATTTTGCTGGGTATCCTAAGACAGTCCTGGAAAGAGGGAACTGATTGCTGTTTGTGGGATGGTGTCACTTGTGATACATTCACTGGACATGTGATTGGCCTTGACCTTAGTTCGAGTTGGCTTCTTGGCTCTGTCAATGAAAATAGCAGCCTCTTTCTCCTCCACCATCTCCAGAAGCTAAATCTCGCTTGCAATGATTTCCTTGGATCGCAAATCTCAGCCAGATTTAGTAAGTTCACCAAATTAACACATCTTAACCTTTCTTACTCCAATTTGTTTGGCCTAGTTCCCACTGAAATGTTTCTCCTATCTCATCTTATTTCACTTGATCTCTCCAACTACGGCCTAAGTATGGACCAACATGGTTTCAATAAGCTCTTGCAAAATCTAACAGAAATAAGATATCTTCATCTTAACTCTGTTGACATGTCTACTGTTTCAACTGGTTCTTTGGTAAACCTGTCTTCTTCTTTGATATCCCTCAACCTCAGGAATACTCAGATACAAGGCAAGTTtccaaaagaaatttttctttttccatttctcCAGGGGTTAATATTGTCAACAAATAGAGACATCACAGGTAATTTGCCAAAGTTTAATAAAAGCAGTCCTCTCAAAGTACTGGATCTCTCTCTCACAAGTTTCTCAGGAAAATTACCTGAGACATTTGGCAATcttatgtacttaaattatCTGTCTCTTTCTCATTGTAATTTCCAAGGGTCACTCCCACCATCACTTGGAAACATTACAAAAATCACCTTTATGGATTTGTCATCAAACGGTTTTGCTGGTCAAGTCCCAATTTCATTATCTAAACTTGTCCACCTCACTCAGCTAACTCTTACATATAACAATTTTTCCGGAAAATTTCCGGATGTTTTGGGTAATCTTAGTAAATTAAAGACTATAGATCTCTCCTTAAATAATTTCAGTGGTCAGTTGCCTACATCAGTATTCAACTTGAATGGACTTCTTTCTTTGGACTTTTCTTATAATCAATTTCAGGGTCAATTTCCAAGTCAGATAAGTGGTCTTCCATATCTAGGTAGCAtcaagttatataataatactctAAGTGGTAGAATACCGGCATGGTTGTTTACTTTGCCATCTTTGATGTTGTTAGATCTTTCCCACAATAAACTCACAGGTCCGATTGAGCAGTTCCAGCAGCCTGGTCCGATATATGCAGTTGATTTGCGTGATAATGAGATTCATGGTCCAATTCCAGATtcgatttttcaacttttgaatCTCGTAGAACTAGCACTTGCAAACAATAATTTCAGCGGCAATGTGCAGTTAGCGATGCTTTCAGAGCTCAAAAATCTCACCAGTATTGATCTTTCATATAATGCTCTTTTGTCATTAACAGGAAAAGTCATGTTGCCCCAGCTTAAATATgtctttttatcttcttgtaGCATAACTGAAGTCCCGATTTTCTCAGGCACTTCAAGTTTGCAATATCTAGACCTTTCTAATAACACAATCTCTGGCCGAATTTCCCCATTGGAGCTTGGAAATTGTTCCAACTTGTATCACCTAAATCTGTCTCACAATTTACTTACCAGTGTTGAGTACATTCCATCCATGGTCAAGCTTCAACTTCTTGACCTTTCATCCAACTTACTCCAAGGACAACTTGTGGATCTACCAACACAGGTTCTTTTCTTCTCAGCTTCAAATAATGATCTGACAGGAGTGATCCCtccatcattttgtaatttgagCGCATTTCAATCCCTTGACTTGTCCCATAATGGCTTAAGTGGAAACATTCCAGAATGTCTGGTCAACAGCAGTGTAAGGCTCAGCTTTTTGAATTTGGCAATGAACAACTTTCGTGGCAGCATAGAATCTTTGACGTTTCCCAATCAATGTGGTGTGACAGCTCTTATGCTTAATGACAATCAGTTGCAGGGACCATTACCATCGTCTTTGGTTAATTGCCAACTTTTGAATATCCTTGATGTTGGGAATAACAGGATTAATGATAGTTTTCCGAATTGGTtagtaaattttcaatttcttcaagTACTTGTTCTGAGATCTAATCAATTTCATGGTCCCATTGACAATTCCAGCACAAGATTTCTGTTCATTGACTTAAGGGTATTGGACCTCTCACACAATCAATTTTCCGGTATTTTACCAGGaagtttttttaacaattttgaagCTATGATGAGTGGAGACATGAATGCTGACAATCTCGATTACCTGCACTCACTTTTTGGTGCATATTATTCAGTAACTTTGTTTGTAAAAGGTGTCGAGATCCAAATAGAAAAGATTTTATCTATCTTCACAAGCATAGATATTTCTAACAATTTGTTTGAAGGGGGAATTCCAAAGGTGATCGGACAGCTCAAGTCACTCAGATTGCTCAACTTGTCTCGTAATAGCTTAACTGGTGAAATACCTTCatcattgagaaatttgtcACAACTTGAATCATTAGATCTCTCTTCCAACCAACTCCTTGGAAAGATTCCTATGCAACTGACAAGTCTAACATTTCTTTCAGTGTTGAACTTGTCTTACAACCATCTTGTGGGACATATACCTGAAGGAAATCAATTTAACACATTTCAAAATGATTCCTATATTGGAAATTTGGGGTTGTGTGGATCACCATTGTCAAACAAATGTGACAATGATGAGGCACCACCAATgatagatgaagaagaaaacaatgcTTCAAGCTGGTTTGATTGGAAAATCGCTTTGATGGGCTATGGATCTGGATTTGTAATTGGCATATCTATTGCTTGCATGGTGTTCTCAACAGGAAAACCTCTATTTTTTTTGAGATTGATTGAAAGAGTGCATCAAAGAAATGTGAGATGGCTGAATAGAGGacgtagaagaagaagaaattag